Proteins from a single region of Spirochaetaceae bacterium:
- a CDS encoding mechanosensitive ion channel family protein yields MTSVVTILDNLARSALAAAPDLLLGLVLAVATWVAAKLAQRAVVKGAARMGADTVVWGYLANAIRYLLQVVGWVTALQVMHVPVEALLATLGISGVIIGFGARQSIANLFFGMMLLAAKPFKQGDLVQYGRPPQIGRVSELRLSYTSLVSQDNVRVVAPNSVMWRTEITNFSSLDRRAIRIPIAVPYDVDMDWVEDLALDVLRGHEEVADHPAPRFTVSNVAPEEVRASLVAWSRADRMHAFGAIVTRAREAFEAAGMAVTIPAADVDLQREE; encoded by the coding sequence GTGACATCAGTGGTGACGATCCTGGACAACCTCGCCCGATCTGCCCTTGCCGCGGCGCCTGATCTGCTCCTCGGTCTGGTGCTGGCGGTCGCCACGTGGGTCGCGGCGAAGCTGGCGCAGCGCGCGGTGGTGAAGGGTGCCGCGCGGATGGGGGCCGACACGGTCGTCTGGGGCTATCTGGCCAATGCGATACGCTACCTTCTGCAGGTGGTGGGTTGGGTCACCGCACTGCAGGTCATGCACGTGCCGGTGGAAGCGCTGCTGGCCACCCTGGGCATCAGCGGGGTGATCATCGGGTTCGGGGCGCGCCAGTCGATTGCCAATCTGTTCTTCGGCATGATGTTGCTGGCGGCGAAGCCGTTCAAGCAGGGTGACCTGGTCCAGTATGGCCGGCCGCCACAGATCGGCCGGGTCTCCGAGCTGCGTTTGAGCTACACGAGCCTCGTGTCGCAGGACAACGTGCGGGTGGTGGCGCCCAACTCGGTGATGTGGCGCACCGAGATTACCAACTTCTCAAGCCTCGACCGGCGCGCGATCCGCATCCCGATCGCGGTGCCGTACGACGTCGACATGGACTGGGTGGAGGATCTTGCCCTCGACGTGCTGCGCGGTCACGAGGAGGTAGCGGACCACCCGGCGCCGCGGTTTACCGTGTCGAACGTAGCGCCGGAGGAGGTGCGCGCGTCGTTGGTGGCGTGGAGCCGGGCCGACCGGATGCACGCCTTCGGGGCAATCGTGACGCGTGCGCGCGAGGCGTTCGAAGCCGCCGGCATGGCGGTCACGATTCCGGCCGCCGACGTCGACCTGCAGCGCGAGGAGTGA
- a CDS encoding type III pantothenate kinase, whose product MLLGIDVGNSNIVLGVFDGAELRASWRIQTRILATTEEYEVLVGGLLAAARLDPSTIDGVALASVVPPLTAAFADLAHRMFHRSPLVVDAGVKTGVKVRYDSPRDVGADRVVNAAAVCSHYGTPACIIDFGTGTTFDAINATGEYLGGAIAPGLEISLQALAGRTARLPNVELRPPPASIGRNTVHAMQSGLVFGYVALVEGMVERFRAELGPGMRVIGTGGLADVIAGETTVIERIDPWLTLKGLRIVYDLNRDHHERESQP is encoded by the coding sequence ATGCTGCTCGGCATCGACGTAGGCAACAGCAACATCGTACTCGGCGTGTTCGACGGTGCCGAGCTGCGTGCGAGCTGGCGCATCCAGACGCGCATCCTGGCCACCACCGAGGAGTACGAGGTGCTGGTCGGCGGGCTGCTCGCCGCCGCCCGCCTCGACCCGTCGACGATCGACGGGGTGGCCCTGGCCAGCGTGGTACCCCCGCTCACCGCCGCGTTCGCCGACCTGGCGCACCGCATGTTCCACCGTTCGCCGCTGGTGGTCGACGCCGGCGTCAAGACCGGGGTGAAGGTGCGCTACGACAGCCCGCGCGACGTCGGCGCCGACCGCGTGGTCAACGCGGCCGCGGTGTGCAGCCACTACGGCACGCCGGCGTGCATCATCGACTTCGGCACCGGCACCACCTTCGACGCGATCAACGCCACCGGCGAGTACCTCGGCGGCGCGATCGCGCCCGGATTGGAGATCTCCCTGCAGGCGCTGGCCGGACGCACCGCGCGGTTGCCGAACGTGGAACTGAGGCCGCCGCCGGCGTCGATCGGGCGCAACACCGTGCATGCCATGCAGTCGGGACTGGTGTTCGGCTACGTCGCCCTGGTGGAAGGGATGGTGGAGCGGTTCCGTGCCGAGCTCGGGCCGGGCATGCGCGTCATCGGCACCGGAGGACTGGCCGACGTGATCGCCGGCGAGACCACGGTAATCGAACGGATCGATCCCTGGCTCACGCTGAAGGGGCTGCGCATCGTGTACGACCTCAACCGCGACCATCACGAACGGGAGTCACAGCCATGA
- the coaBC gene encoding bifunctional phosphopantothenoylcysteine decarboxylase/phosphopantothenate--cysteine ligase CoaBC yields MNDPSHTRGVLAGARVVVGVTGSIAAYKSAALVSALVQHGARVDVILTEAGARFVTAATFAALTPGEVHTGMFAPRGIPHVALAKNADLLVVAPATARTLARLAHGTADDLLALTALGTRAPVLVAPAMEAEMWTHPATRRNVAQLQADGVAVAGPVSGRHASGDGGAGRMLEPDALIGHIRRLLGAGGDLAGTRCLVTAGGTREPLDPVRVLGNRSSGKMGAALARAARDRGAVVTLVTTAEPPVDDAGFAIRRVATAAEMHATVMANLADHDLLLMAAAVADYRPAAPAERKIKKSAGGRRLTLDLERTDDIVAAAAARRRSAGATSPVIVAFAAETERLQERARDKLSAKGVDLVVGNLVTGVDGSSVFGSDENEVLLVAPEQPTVELPPMAKEQVAHHILDAARLALDSHRRLRRGVERAERPQITPEGSTTPG; encoded by the coding sequence ATGAACGACCCATCGCACACCCGCGGCGTGCTGGCCGGCGCCCGTGTGGTGGTCGGCGTTACCGGCAGCATCGCCGCCTACAAGTCGGCGGCACTGGTCAGCGCGCTGGTGCAGCACGGCGCTCGGGTCGACGTGATCCTCACCGAGGCGGGTGCCCGCTTCGTGACCGCCGCCACCTTCGCGGCGCTGACGCCCGGCGAGGTGCACACCGGCATGTTCGCGCCGCGCGGCATACCGCACGTCGCGCTGGCGAAGAACGCCGACCTCCTGGTGGTGGCCCCCGCCACCGCCAGGACCCTGGCGCGGCTTGCGCACGGCACCGCCGACGACCTGCTGGCGCTCACCGCGCTCGGCACCCGCGCACCGGTACTGGTGGCGCCGGCGATGGAAGCGGAAATGTGGACCCACCCGGCGACCCGGCGCAACGTCGCACAGTTGCAGGCCGACGGCGTGGCCGTGGCCGGCCCGGTCAGCGGCCGCCACGCGTCCGGGGACGGCGGCGCCGGCCGCATGCTGGAGCCCGATGCCCTGATCGGACACATTCGCCGGCTGCTCGGCGCCGGCGGCGACCTGGCCGGCACGCGCTGCCTGGTGACCGCCGGCGGCACCCGCGAGCCGCTCGATCCGGTGCGCGTGCTGGGCAACCGCTCGAGTGGCAAGATGGGCGCCGCCCTGGCACGCGCGGCACGCGACCGCGGCGCGGTGGTAACCCTGGTCACCACCGCGGAGCCGCCGGTCGACGACGCCGGCTTCGCCATCCGGCGCGTGGCGACCGCGGCCGAGATGCACGCCACCGTGATGGCCAACCTGGCCGACCACGACCTGCTGCTGATGGCCGCCGCGGTCGCCGACTACCGCCCGGCGGCGCCGGCGGAGCGAAAGATCAAGAAGAGCGCCGGCGGCAGGCGCCTGACGCTCGACCTGGAGCGCACCGACGACATCGTTGCCGCGGCGGCCGCACGGCGACGCTCCGCGGGCGCCACCTCGCCGGTGATCGTCGCCTTCGCCGCGGAGACCGAACGGTTGCAGGAGCGCGCCCGCGACAAGCTGTCGGCCAAGGGGGTGGACCTGGTGGTCGGCAACCTGGTCACCGGCGTCGACGGCAGCAGCGTGTTCGGGTCGGACGAAAACGAGGTGCTGCTGGTGGCGCCGGAGCAGCCCACCGTGGAGCTGCCGCCGATGGCCAAGGAGCAGGTCGCCCACCACATCCTCGACGCCGCGCGTCTGGCGCTCGATTCACACAGGCGCCTGAGGCGCGGTGTAGAGCGCGCCGAACGCCCACAAATCACACCCGAAGGCTCGACGACGCCGGGTTGA
- a CDS encoding translocation/assembly module TamB domain-containing protein, with protein sequence MADVVRFDDLEAIPRAMAAAELTGSANLVRHPLHGISYSGTVAARIGPGHDIPAAEVELSASGNLARVSVARLEATSDDLRVHFVGDLELDPLAPRGMVTVDTPSLLAGRRMTHIQFAVAPDEGGVQLTGESLQFGDVAARSFGAGVWPDAAQPRRLDFQARGEIEQDGANSVSAAGTLDLTAGVDLSFSSQVSGIAAAALYRLAVAPEQRQPWLAAGVDALLVNADLAGSTDLASIAFEHSVVQLVDKRDGSSPARVRLDRDRGAWLVEGAAAEWRGLRVHADATVTPVGNGLQAVVDLTVDDQPHEVSVAYRPGDGITAGSSRFQLDADFSSSGGISFRGSVTDLPIPASLSPAPIRVSAAFDGTATSATEWSLSSDAVTLDGVPLLDRRAQVEFGLHATPDGAALEQIALRAGSMVLAGSGRLTYGAAEDPVAARLTLAGADERERYALTLTIDQHALSADAEIAGMPLERLGDLPVSGRLRARLTASGPPQDLTWSAAIALDEGRFNDETVSLSADVAFASGNLSVWNLALELLGHRLRGGSVTYDRAGGSARFGADFETEFLGDPVAARLALSVDNLQVTEAGGWGDALAAGVHATLRASEVQVAGTSADPWQVRLSSVGTAEPRRTDASAPHSVAEPPSADAPATGNEPAFVIRFAGGPHEAFDGFVSTDGQFRIRVNGGPYPLRATAAGSYADGRVVADVSLADLDARVIGAALAGAPISLQSGTASGTVRVAGTLNDPDFWGTIRLTGGTLTSQLVPQVIGPFTVEFTLDEKQAAISRFVSETSDPLPVAVRGDVTLERYAPTAYRLELTTYGQNGLTVDYRFGPVFVDAQVTGDLAITGHGEDVTLAGEVRAVSGDISLGEFSADAPPVGTTQVDVTLVTGRSVEFTWPRAQFPIVRATLEPEQHVRIRYDGVTGGFSVDGDVGARSGDLFYFDRQFRLREGHIRLAETERGFDPRLRVRAETRERDAAGEPVRIILHADTRLSELGPATVHLSSDPARSALALDAMVRDTVTGQNERIAGGAGTAAAAFSGDLLAQNAMLRPLERALRAVLGVDMVGIRSPFVQNLMHDGLDSRQAPSFGNPFDNTSLSVGKYFGSDLFLSMLLRLDTSPDEPFREPALLSDLELNLEWSTPFFLLEWSLLPRDANTLFLTDVAITLSWRWRY encoded by the coding sequence GTGGCAGACGTAGTGCGCTTCGACGACCTGGAAGCCATACCGCGCGCCATGGCGGCCGCCGAATTGACCGGCAGCGCGAACTTGGTCCGCCATCCGCTGCACGGGATCAGCTACTCGGGTACGGTTGCCGCCCGCATCGGCCCCGGACACGATATTCCCGCTGCCGAAGTCGAACTGTCGGCCAGCGGAAACCTCGCGCGCGTCTCGGTGGCGCGACTGGAGGCGACGTCCGACGACCTCAGGGTGCACTTTGTCGGCGACCTCGAACTGGACCCGCTCGCGCCGCGCGGCATGGTGACCGTGGACACGCCGTCACTGCTCGCCGGCCGCCGGATGACGCATATCCAGTTCGCGGTAGCGCCGGACGAAGGTGGTGTCCAGCTTACCGGCGAGAGCCTGCAGTTCGGGGACGTTGCGGCGCGCAGCTTCGGCGCCGGCGTGTGGCCGGACGCCGCCCAACCGCGACGACTCGACTTCCAGGCGCGCGGCGAGATTGAACAGGATGGCGCCAATTCCGTCAGCGCGGCAGGTACGCTCGACCTCACCGCCGGTGTCGACCTGTCTTTCTCCTCCCAGGTCTCCGGGATCGCGGCCGCCGCGCTCTACCGCCTTGCCGTCGCACCGGAACAGCGCCAGCCGTGGCTGGCCGCCGGCGTCGATGCGCTGCTGGTCAACGCCGACCTTGCCGGCAGCACCGACCTTGCCAGCATCGCCTTCGAACACTCGGTCGTGCAACTCGTGGACAAACGCGACGGGTCATCACCGGCGCGGGTACGTCTCGACCGCGACCGTGGTGCCTGGTTGGTGGAAGGAGCGGCTGCCGAGTGGCGCGGACTGCGCGTGCACGCCGATGCCACGGTGACGCCGGTCGGGAACGGACTCCAGGCGGTCGTCGACCTGACCGTGGATGACCAGCCGCACGAAGTCTCCGTAGCTTATAGACCCGGTGACGGCATCACCGCCGGCAGCAGCCGGTTTCAACTGGACGCCGACTTCTCCTCCAGCGGCGGGATTTCGTTCCGCGGCTCGGTGACCGACCTGCCGATTCCCGCTTCGCTGTCGCCGGCGCCCATCAGGGTCAGCGCCGCGTTCGACGGGACCGCGACGAGTGCAACCGAGTGGTCACTGAGCAGCGACGCGGTCACGCTCGACGGGGTGCCGCTCCTCGATCGGCGGGCGCAGGTGGAGTTCGGGTTGCATGCAACGCCGGACGGCGCCGCCCTGGAGCAAATCGCTCTGCGCGCCGGCAGCATGGTGTTGGCCGGCAGCGGCCGGCTCACCTACGGCGCGGCGGAGGATCCGGTCGCGGCGCGCCTGACGCTCGCCGGTGCCGACGAGCGCGAACGCTACGCGCTGACCCTCACCATCGACCAGCACGCACTGAGCGCGGACGCGGAGATTGCCGGCATGCCCCTGGAACGGCTGGGCGACCTCCCGGTCAGCGGCCGCCTGCGCGCCAGGTTGACCGCATCGGGGCCGCCGCAGGACCTGACATGGAGCGCGGCGATCGCGCTTGACGAAGGGAGGTTCAACGACGAGACCGTATCACTCTCCGCCGACGTTGCGTTCGCATCCGGCAATCTCTCGGTCTGGAATCTCGCACTCGAACTGCTCGGGCACCGGCTACGGGGTGGGTCGGTCACCTACGACCGTGCCGGCGGCAGCGCACGCTTCGGTGCCGACTTCGAGACCGAGTTTCTGGGCGATCCGGTAGCCGCCCGCCTGGCGCTTTCGGTGGACAACCTGCAAGTGACCGAAGCCGGCGGTTGGGGCGACGCGCTTGCCGCGGGCGTGCACGCGACGCTGCGAGCGAGCGAAGTGCAGGTCGCCGGCACGTCCGCGGATCCCTGGCAGGTGAGGCTGTCGTCAGTCGGCACCGCGGAGCCGCGCCGCACGGACGCCTCCGCGCCGCACTCGGTAGCGGAACCGCCATCGGCCGACGCACCCGCCACCGGGAACGAGCCCGCGTTCGTCATACGCTTTGCCGGCGGACCGCACGAGGCCTTCGACGGCTTCGTCTCCACCGACGGGCAGTTCCGGATCCGCGTCAATGGTGGGCCCTATCCGCTGCGCGCCACCGCCGCCGGCAGCTATGCGGACGGGCGGGTCGTCGCCGACGTGAGCCTGGCAGACCTGGACGCGCGGGTGATCGGCGCCGCGCTCGCCGGCGCCCCGATCAGCCTGCAGTCGGGCACCGCGAGCGGTACCGTCCGGGTGGCGGGCACCCTCAACGATCCTGACTTCTGGGGAACGATCCGCCTCACCGGCGGCACGCTGACGTCGCAGTTGGTGCCGCAGGTCATAGGGCCGTTCACGGTCGAGTTCACCCTCGACGAGAAACAGGCCGCCATCTCTCGATTCGTCTCGGAGACCAGCGACCCGTTGCCGGTTGCCGTGCGCGGCGACGTCACGCTCGAACGTTACGCGCCGACCGCCTATCGCCTGGAATTGACCACCTACGGGCAAAACGGCCTGACAGTCGACTACCGGTTCGGGCCGGTGTTCGTCGACGCTCAGGTAACCGGGGACTTGGCGATCACGGGGCACGGAGAAGACGTCACACTCGCCGGCGAGGTGCGAGCGGTAAGCGGCGACATCTCCCTTGGCGAGTTCTCGGCGGATGCACCGCCGGTCGGCACGACGCAGGTGGACGTGACTCTGGTCACCGGGCGCAGCGTCGAGTTCACCTGGCCGCGAGCGCAGTTCCCCATCGTACGCGCCACGCTGGAACCGGAGCAGCACGTGCGCATCCGCTACGACGGCGTCACCGGGGGCTTCTCGGTCGACGGAGACGTCGGGGCCCGGAGCGGCGACCTGTTCTACTTCGACCGCCAGTTCCGGCTGCGCGAAGGGCACATCCGGCTCGCCGAGACCGAGCGCGGATTCGACCCGCGGCTGAGGGTGCGCGCCGAGACACGCGAGCGAGACGCCGCCGGCGAACCGGTGCGCATCATTCTCCACGCGGACACCCGCCTGAGCGAACTCGGCCCTGCAACCGTGCACCTGTCTTCCGACCCCGCGCGCAGCGCACTCGCCCTCGACGCCATGGTGCGCGATACCGTCACCGGGCAGAACGAGCGGATTGCCGGTGGCGCGGGAACGGCGGCCGCTGCCTTCTCCGGTGACCTGCTGGCGCAGAACGCAATGCTGCGCCCCCTGGAACGAGCCTTGCGGGCCGTGCTCGGCGTCGACATGGTGGGCATCCGTTCGCCGTTCGTGCAGAACCTGATGCACGACGGTCTGGACTCTCGGCAGGCTCCCTCGTTCGGCAATCCGTTCGACAACACCTCCCTCTCCGTGGGCAAGTACTTCGGCAGCGACCTGTTCCTCAGCATGCTGTTGCGGCTCGACACCTCACCGGACGAGCCGTTCCGAGAGCCGGCACTGCTCTCCGACCTCGAGTTGAACCTGGAGTGGAGCACCCCGTTCTTCCTGCTGGAATGGTCGTTGCTTCCGCGCGACGCGAACACGCTGTTCCTGACCGACGTCGCCATCACGCTGAGCTGGCGCTGGCGCTATTGA
- a CDS encoding ATPase, T2SS/T4P/T4SS family: MDDAVARLGLTRAEVYRRVKDGVLVADKVARRLCFREAEVARYAALLDRERDLLGRLLDRWLPWFAARLAAYGEPAAVMNDVDDSVDNRVAELGDRMLQDALRSGAADLHVDPLHAGVRLICGSGARAEVARFDSVLGSRLVAWVQGLTELQPVGATGVREGLAKKEWGPSVCQIRVCEIPTVLGPHYHLHLFSGHDDVAGPEALGYTAEQAGALLALLATARGLFLIADAGAPRDDRHRLALARTLMGRGRLVVSIERRVQYQDENLIQLELQQSTAESGDQEFQAIWRAALDMSPDVIVLDEVTSAAQVAALFACAASGIVVVLRMAGDRLAAAGARLVELGADRALLGRALLGGVERVLLRRLCPECREPTRLGTEQAAALGVESGTPAARPAGCSRCRGGYAGRRAVYGLWGDGAELADRLTAGPGEPSPAASGDRDFAAALRSALADGEVSAGDAVALVR; the protein is encoded by the coding sequence ATGGATGATGCGGTTGCCCGCCTCGGCCTGACCAGGGCCGAAGTGTATCGCCGGGTGAAGGACGGGGTCCTCGTGGCGGACAAGGTGGCGCGCCGGCTGTGCTTCCGGGAGGCGGAGGTGGCACGCTACGCCGCGCTGCTCGACCGGGAACGCGATCTGCTCGGCCGGCTGCTCGACCGCTGGCTGCCGTGGTTCGCGGCGCGGCTGGCCGCCTACGGCGAACCGGCGGCCGTGATGAACGATGTCGACGACTCCGTAGACAACCGGGTCGCGGAACTGGGAGACCGAATGCTGCAGGACGCGCTGCGCAGCGGGGCCGCCGACCTGCACGTGGACCCGCTGCACGCCGGCGTCCGCCTGATCTGCGGCTCCGGTGCGCGCGCCGAGGTGGCCCGTTTCGATTCGGTACTCGGCTCCCGGCTGGTTGCGTGGGTCCAAGGACTCACGGAGTTGCAGCCGGTCGGAGCAACGGGCGTCCGCGAGGGTTTGGCGAAGAAGGAGTGGGGCCCGTCCGTGTGCCAGATCCGCGTGTGTGAGATTCCTACCGTACTCGGTCCCCACTATCACCTGCACCTGTTCAGCGGCCATGACGACGTCGCCGGCCCGGAAGCACTCGGCTACACCGCGGAGCAGGCCGGTGCGTTGCTGGCACTGCTGGCCACCGCCCGCGGCCTGTTTCTGATCGCCGACGCCGGCGCGCCGAGGGACGACCGGCATCGGCTCGCGCTCGCACGCACGCTGATGGGCCGCGGACGCTTGGTGGTGAGCATCGAGCGCCGGGTCCAATACCAGGACGAGAATCTCATTCAACTGGAGTTGCAACAGAGCACGGCGGAGTCCGGCGACCAGGAGTTCCAGGCGATCTGGCGCGCAGCGCTCGACATGAGCCCCGACGTGATCGTCCTCGACGAGGTGACCTCCGCCGCACAGGTGGCGGCGCTGTTCGCGTGTGCGGCCAGCGGCATCGTGGTCGTGCTGAGAATGGCGGGCGACCGGCTTGCCGCCGCCGGCGCCCGCCTGGTCGAACTCGGCGCCGATCGCGCGCTCCTCGGTCGGGCCCTGCTCGGTGGCGTGGAGCGGGTGCTGCTGCGGCGCCTGTGTCCCGAGTGCCGTGAGCCCACCCGGCTCGGCACGGAACAGGCGGCCGCGCTCGGTGTCGAGAGCGGGACGCCGGCAGCGCGCCCGGCCGGGTGTTCGCGCTGCCGGGGCGGCTATGCCGGGCGGCGCGCGGTGTACGGCCTGTGGGGTGACGGCGCCGAGTTGGCCGACCGGTTGACCGCGGGGCCGGGCGAGCCGTCGCCTGCCGCGTCCGGCGATCGCGACTTTGCCGCGGCGCTGCGGAGCGCGCTCGCCGATGGTGAAGTCAGCGCCGGGGACGCGGTTGCCCTGGTGCGCTGA
- a CDS encoding MFS transporter has translation MKTDTGASTDAALQEQEQPKQTDLTPRQIRTAQRRFTLFSFVNMVSWQLLTGNIITLYALRLGADDLTVGVLYSLIPLGQLLPLAGRIIVRHVGSVRTMAVFMALRNLLMLPIMAAPLFANAGRADIGVWLIIASVIGFNLARGIAITGNNAIIGAITTDADRGSFLSQQQVVTQLAAIGTGVAMGLLLQDQAPLLLYSLLFAAGIATGLATASIVSRLPEPPTIARGGGFVRSVIGSLRHRNTQRFTLLLAVHSFVVSMALPFLIVYVKRAHEQSDSVAMLLTVIGSLGAVGVALLSGLVVDRVGARPLMSVYTGILSVTLVLVVAAPPLATPLGVWLYLGSIFFLATFAANGIASAHSIYFFALVPAAERLNMGVFNFLVTGIPASLGAMTGGALLSLLATMEFPDPSSLYRIYFGGIVAAYLGISMLTSAVDRLGAATVPDVLGILVSPRDLGEMSLLHRLKASQTADTELSLVEHLGQIQARHAVPDMLRTLRSPRFAVRAETLDTLTDATLTADLERALIAEVDSQPYTTAYLAAEIIGRKQVHDGIPALRRGLSSDDFFLAGKCMVALGRLGDRDSLRTIGNLFRNTGNPYLLIHGAAALELLGDPQSLPILLTALEQDPIAPVRDEVILASAGILETADTFYAQYRDFLAEATQGLAMLADFVAENQERHPLPGPTTEQLTTLLDLIDDSAFAEHAASALARIPVVVQRTDVTPALAAATRHPSTGRSPQFRFFLAAVLAVYAWRMRIAVKSL, from the coding sequence ATGAAAACAGACACCGGCGCGTCAACGGACGCGGCGTTGCAGGAACAGGAACAACCCAAGCAGACAGACCTGACACCCCGGCAGATCCGGACCGCGCAGCGTCGGTTCACCCTGTTCTCGTTCGTCAACATGGTTTCCTGGCAGTTGCTGACCGGGAACATCATCACCCTGTACGCACTGCGCCTGGGAGCCGACGACCTGACCGTCGGCGTGCTGTACTCGCTCATCCCACTCGGACAGCTCCTGCCCCTGGCAGGGCGGATCATCGTTCGCCACGTCGGCTCCGTTCGCACCATGGCGGTGTTCATGGCGCTGCGCAACCTGCTGATGCTGCCGATCATGGCTGCGCCGCTGTTCGCCAACGCCGGGCGGGCCGACATCGGTGTCTGGCTGATCATTGCCAGTGTGATCGGCTTCAACCTCGCGCGCGGCATCGCGATCACCGGCAACAACGCCATCATCGGCGCCATCACCACCGACGCCGACCGCGGATCGTTCCTCTCGCAACAACAGGTGGTGACCCAGCTCGCGGCGATCGGTACCGGCGTGGCGATGGGACTGCTGCTGCAGGACCAAGCACCGCTGCTGCTCTACTCGCTGCTGTTCGCGGCCGGCATCGCAACCGGGCTCGCAACGGCCTCCATCGTCTCGCGCCTGCCGGAGCCGCCGACCATCGCCCGCGGCGGGGGCTTCGTTCGTTCGGTAATCGGCTCGCTGCGGCATCGCAACACGCAGCGATTCACGCTGCTGCTCGCCGTCCACAGCTTCGTGGTCTCGATGGCGCTGCCGTTCCTGATCGTGTACGTGAAGCGCGCCCACGAGCAGAGCGACAGCGTGGCCATGCTGTTGACGGTGATCGGCTCGCTCGGCGCCGTCGGGGTCGCGTTGCTCAGCGGACTGGTCGTCGACCGGGTCGGCGCCCGGCCGCTCATGTCGGTGTATACCGGAATCCTGTCGGTAACGCTGGTGCTGGTGGTGGCGGCGCCGCCGCTGGCTACCCCCCTCGGCGTGTGGCTCTACTTGGGCTCGATATTCTTCCTGGCCACCTTTGCCGCCAACGGTATCGCCAGCGCGCACAGCATCTACTTCTTCGCGCTGGTGCCGGCGGCCGAGCGTCTCAACATGGGCGTGTTCAACTTCCTGGTAACCGGAATCCCGGCGTCGCTCGGCGCCATGACCGGCGGCGCGCTGCTGAGTCTCCTGGCGACGATGGAGTTCCCGGATCCCTCCAGCCTGTACCGCATCTACTTCGGCGGCATCGTGGCAGCGTACCTGGGCATCTCCATGCTCACGTCCGCCGTCGACCGGCTCGGCGCCGCCACCGTGCCGGACGTTCTGGGCATCCTGGTGTCACCCCGGGACCTGGGCGAAATGTCCCTCCTCCATCGCCTCAAGGCCAGCCAGACCGCCGACACCGAGCTGTCCCTGGTCGAGCACCTGGGCCAGATCCAAGCGCGCCACGCCGTTCCCGACATGCTGCGCACCCTGCGATCGCCGCGCTTCGCGGTGCGCGCCGAAACCCTCGACACGCTGACCGATGCCACCCTCACCGCAGACCTGGAGCGTGCGCTGATCGCCGAGGTGGATAGCCAGCCGTACACGACCGCCTACCTGGCCGCGGAAATCATCGGGCGCAAGCAGGTGCACGACGGGATACCTGCGCTGCGGCGCGGGCTCAGCTCGGACGACTTCTTCCTCGCCGGCAAGTGCATGGTGGCGCTGGGCCGGCTCGGCGATCGCGACAGTCTGCGCACGATCGGGAATCTGTTCCGGAACACCGGCAATCCCTACCTGCTCATTCACGGCGCCGCGGCCCTGGAGCTGCTCGGCGACCCGCAGTCTCTGCCGATTCTGCTTACCGCGCTGGAGCAGGACCCGATCGCACCGGTACGCGACGAGGTGATCCTGGCATCTGCCGGGATCCTGGAAACGGCGGACACGTTCTACGCCCAGTATCGCGATTTCCTGGCGGAGGCCACCCAGGGGCTTGCGATGCTCGCCGACTTCGTGGCCGAGAACCAGGAGCGACACCCGCTCCCCGGCCCCACCACCGAACAACTCACCACGCTGCTCGACCTCATCGACGACAGCGCGTTTGCCGAGCATGCCGCGTCCGCCCTTGCGCGAATCCCGGTGGTCGTGCAGCGAACCGACGTCACCCCGGCGCTCGCCGCCGCGACGCGCCATCCGTCCACCGGACGCTCGCCGCAGTTCCGGTTCTTCCTCGCCGCCGTGCTGGCGGTGTACGCGTGGCGGATGCGGATAGCCGTCAAGTCACTCTGA